In one Micromonospora polyrhachis genomic region, the following are encoded:
- a CDS encoding aldehyde dehydrogenase family protein: protein MQAQPSIEVVDPATGQSVTSVPATTAEETDVAISRARTAFDTWRKVSPADRARLLRRFAAEVDAHIEELARLEVRNAGHTIGNARWEAGNVRDVLDYYAGAPERLTGRQIPVPGGVDVTFHEPLGVVGVIVPWNFPMPIAGWGFAPALAAGNTVVLKPAELTPLTAIRLGELARDAGLPEDVLTVLPGRGAVVGERFVSHPEVRKLCFTGSTEVGKRIMAGCAAQVKRVTLELGGKSANIVFADADLERAAASAPYAAFDNAGQDCCARTRLLVQRPVLDRFLALLEPAVRGIRVADPTLESTEMGPLISAGQRTRVASYVTEAETAFTGSCPAGDGFWFPPTVLLARSPADRHWREEIFGPVISVLPFDDEAEAVALANDTEYGLSGSIWTRDVGRALRMARAVDSGNLSVNSHSSVRYWTPFGGMKQSGLGRELGPDALHAFTDVKNVFIATDE from the coding sequence ATGCAGGCGCAGCCGTCGATCGAAGTGGTCGACCCGGCCACCGGGCAGTCCGTGACGAGTGTGCCGGCGACCACGGCTGAGGAGACCGACGTCGCGATCAGCCGCGCCCGTACCGCCTTCGACACCTGGCGGAAGGTGTCCCCGGCCGACCGGGCCCGTCTGCTGCGCCGATTCGCCGCCGAGGTCGACGCGCACATCGAGGAGTTGGCCCGGCTGGAGGTGCGCAACGCCGGGCACACCATCGGCAACGCCCGCTGGGAGGCGGGCAACGTCCGCGACGTACTCGACTACTACGCCGGGGCACCGGAGCGGCTGACCGGCCGGCAGATTCCCGTACCGGGCGGGGTGGACGTCACCTTCCACGAGCCGCTCGGGGTGGTGGGGGTGATCGTGCCGTGGAACTTCCCGATGCCGATCGCCGGCTGGGGGTTCGCCCCGGCGCTCGCGGCCGGCAACACGGTGGTGCTCAAACCGGCCGAGTTGACCCCGCTGACCGCGATCCGACTCGGCGAGCTGGCCCGGGACGCCGGCCTGCCCGAGGACGTGCTCACCGTACTGCCGGGACGGGGTGCGGTGGTGGGGGAGCGCTTCGTCAGCCATCCCGAGGTCCGCAAACTGTGCTTCACCGGCTCGACCGAGGTCGGCAAGCGAATCATGGCCGGCTGCGCCGCCCAGGTGAAGCGGGTCACCCTGGAGTTGGGCGGCAAGAGCGCCAACATCGTCTTCGCCGACGCCGACCTGGAACGGGCGGCGGCCAGTGCGCCGTACGCCGCTTTCGACAACGCCGGCCAGGACTGCTGCGCCCGTACCCGTTTGTTGGTCCAGCGCCCGGTCCTGGACCGGTTTCTGGCGCTGCTGGAACCAGCGGTACGCGGCATCCGGGTGGCCGACCCGACGCTGGAGTCCACCGAGATGGGCCCGCTGATCTCGGCTGGCCAGCGGACCCGGGTCGCGTCGTACGTGACGGAGGCGGAGACCGCCTTCACCGGCTCGTGCCCGGCCGGCGACGGGTTCTGGTTTCCGCCGACGGTCCTACTCGCCCGGTCACCGGCCGACCGGCACTGGCGGGAGGAGATCTTCGGCCCGGTGATCTCGGTGCTGCCCTTCGACGACGAGGCCGAGGCCGTCGCCCTGGCCAACGACACCGAGTACGGCCTCTCCGGCTCGATCTGGACCCGGGATGTGGGCCGGGCGCTCCGGATGGCCCGCGCGGTGGATTCGGGCAACCTGAGCGTCAACTCCCACTCGTCGGTGCGCTACTGGACCCCGTTCGGCGGGATGAAGCAGTCCGGCCTGGGCCGGGAACTCGGACCGGACGCGCTGCACGCCTTCACCGACGTCAAGAACGTCTTCATCGCAACCGACGAGTGA